Proteins encoded by one window of Dietzia sp. B32:
- a CDS encoding alpha/beta fold hydrolase: protein MEPRRTTVDVSAGTLDVLVWESEDRGPDADPDRTVLALHGFPESAWEWGSVAEVLVGQGVRVVAPMQRGYSSGARPDDVRSYAIEHLSADALAVVDSLRLDRVHVLGHDWGASVAWWVAAHHPDRVASLTAVSIPHLAAFSDAIYTDPDQQARSAYFGLFRQEGKAEDVLLEDDARRLRGMFAGQVPSDLVDRHLEVLGERSALTAALHWYRAMRRYDLPDVAVPTTFLWGGQDPAVARSGAEATAARVTADYRFVPLDDLGHWLPEQAPAVVAREVLTRIG, encoded by the coding sequence ATGGAACCCCGGAGAACGACCGTGGATGTCTCGGCCGGGACGCTCGACGTCCTCGTATGGGAGTCGGAAGACCGAGGGCCCGATGCCGATCCGGACAGGACGGTTCTGGCCCTGCACGGGTTTCCCGAGTCGGCCTGGGAATGGGGGAGCGTCGCCGAGGTCCTGGTGGGTCAAGGAGTCCGGGTGGTGGCCCCGATGCAGCGCGGGTACTCGTCCGGGGCGCGTCCGGATGATGTCCGAAGCTACGCCATCGAGCACCTGTCGGCCGATGCTCTCGCCGTGGTGGACAGTCTCCGGCTCGACCGGGTCCATGTGCTGGGGCATGACTGGGGGGCGTCCGTGGCCTGGTGGGTGGCCGCCCACCACCCCGACAGGGTCGCCAGCCTCACGGCGGTCTCCATCCCGCACCTCGCGGCGTTCTCCGACGCGATCTACACGGATCCCGATCAGCAGGCTCGATCGGCCTACTTCGGACTGTTCCGTCAGGAGGGCAAGGCCGAGGACGTACTCCTCGAGGACGATGCCCGTCGACTGCGCGGCATGTTCGCCGGGCAGGTTCCGTCCGACCTGGTCGACAGGCACCTCGAGGTGCTCGGGGAGCGCTCCGCCCTGACCGCGGCTCTCCACTGGTACCGCGCGATGCGGCGCTACGACCTCCCCGACGTCGCCGTGCCCACCACATTCCTGTGGGGCGGGCAGGATCCGGCGGTCGCCCGCAGCGGGGCCGAGGCCACGGCGGCGAGGGTGACGGCTGACTACCGCTTCGTCCCACTCGACGACCTGGGCCACTGGCTACCGGAACAGGCCCCCGCGGTGGTGGCCCGCGAGGTCCTGACCCGGATCGGATAG
- a CDS encoding fatty acyl-CoA synthetase, translating into MTTPPPHSLSSATAGTVDAVLRRSASRFPDRVALTFADRRWTYAELDAAVDRVATLLADRGLADGARIAAYGVNSDAYLIGFMATSRAGYTHVPVNYALTGGELEYLLSDSGASLVLVDPAQARTLDAVARTLPSLQTLALQPAAGDPADGTLLGAALDRGDVAPVDSPASGSDLAQLLYTSGTTSRPKGAMMTHSALAHEYVSCILALDLTADDAPLVTMPLYHSAAMHVFAMPYLSLGATVHLMAAPDIPEILRRVEQDRIGSLFLAPTVWVPLASHPDLDTRDLSSLRKAQYGASIMPVTVLQRLREKYPDLGFYNCFGQSEIGPLACVLRPEEHDARPASAGRPVFFVEARVVDETGAEVAAGEQGEVVYRSPQLCRGYWNKPEATREAFRDGWFHSGDLVVRDPEGFVEVVDRIKDVINTGGVLVASREVEDAVYRDERVAEVAVIGTPDPKWIEAVTAVVVLKEGAHVTEDEIIAGTREHLAPFKIPKRVVFVDELPRNQSGKLLKRELRQG; encoded by the coding sequence ATGACCACGCCCCCTCCGCACTCCCTCTCATCCGCCACCGCCGGGACCGTCGACGCCGTACTGCGACGCTCCGCATCCCGGTTCCCCGACCGGGTCGCCCTGACCTTCGCCGACCGGCGGTGGACCTACGCCGAACTCGACGCCGCCGTCGACCGCGTCGCCACGCTGCTCGCCGACCGCGGACTGGCCGACGGCGCACGGATCGCCGCCTACGGCGTCAACTCGGACGCCTACCTCATCGGCTTCATGGCGACCTCCCGTGCGGGGTACACCCACGTTCCCGTGAACTACGCGTTGACCGGTGGGGAACTCGAGTATCTGCTCAGCGATTCCGGGGCGTCACTCGTCCTGGTCGACCCTGCGCAGGCGCGGACCCTCGACGCCGTGGCCCGGACCCTGCCGTCGCTGCAGACCCTCGCGCTGCAACCCGCCGCCGGTGACCCCGCCGACGGGACCCTGCTGGGCGCGGCGCTCGACCGGGGCGACGTCGCGCCCGTCGACTCGCCCGCGTCGGGCAGCGACCTGGCCCAGCTGCTGTACACCTCGGGCACGACCTCCCGACCCAAGGGCGCCATGATGACGCATTCGGCCCTCGCGCACGAGTACGTCAGCTGCATCCTCGCGCTCGATCTCACCGCCGACGACGCGCCGCTCGTGACCATGCCGCTCTACCATTCCGCCGCCATGCACGTGTTCGCGATGCCCTACCTCTCGCTGGGCGCGACCGTGCACCTCATGGCCGCCCCGGACATCCCCGAGATCCTCCGTCGGGTCGAACAGGACCGGATCGGGTCGCTCTTCCTCGCCCCGACGGTATGGGTCCCACTCGCGTCCCACCCCGACCTGGACACCCGCGACCTGTCGAGCCTGCGCAAGGCCCAGTACGGCGCCTCGATCATGCCGGTCACCGTCCTGCAGAGGCTGCGCGAGAAGTACCCCGATCTCGGTTTCTACAACTGCTTCGGGCAGTCCGAGATCGGGCCGCTCGCGTGTGTCCTGCGGCCCGAGGAGCACGATGCCCGCCCGGCGAGCGCCGGGCGCCCCGTCTTCTTCGTCGAGGCCCGCGTCGTGGACGAGACCGGCGCCGAGGTCGCCGCCGGCGAGCAGGGTGAGGTCGTCTACCGCTCCCCGCAGCTGTGCCGGGGGTACTGGAACAAGCCCGAGGCCACCCGGGAGGCGTTCCGTGACGGTTGGTTCCACTCCGGGGATCTCGTGGTCCGGGACCCCGAGGGATTCGTCGAGGTGGTCGACCGCATCAAGGACGTCATCAACACCGGGGGCGTCCTCGTGGCCTCCCGCGAGGTGGAGGACGCGGTGTACCGAGACGAGCGGGTCGCCGAGGTCGCGGTGATCGGCACCCCGGATCCCAAGTGGATCGAGGCGGTGACGGCGGTCGTCGTCCTCAAGGAGGGGGCCCACGTGACCGAGGACGAGATCATCGCGGGTACTCGCGAGCATCTCGCGCCGTTCAAGATCCCCAAGCGGGTGGTGTTCGTCGACGAGCTGCCCCGCAACCAGTCCGGCAAACTCCTCAAGCGGGAGTTGCGGCAGGGCTGA
- a CDS encoding YchJ family metal-binding protein — MSACPCGSGDGFGTCCGPLVEDGVPARTAEELMRSRYTAFVLGRTDHLWRTWHPRTRPQTVEASGVEWTGLTVVDVVAGGEDDDDGVVGFEARYTSAEGPNVMRERSLFERRGGRWTYLTGSDPAGESDPAGGGEPSGPGRGGQSRGGQGRGGQGQSV; from the coding sequence ATGAGTGCATGTCCGTGCGGCAGCGGGGACGGATTCGGAACGTGCTGCGGCCCGCTCGTGGAGGACGGGGTGCCCGCGCGGACCGCTGAGGAGCTGATGCGGTCGCGGTACACGGCGTTCGTGCTGGGCCGCACCGACCATCTCTGGCGCACCTGGCATCCGCGGACCAGGCCACAGACGGTCGAGGCATCGGGGGTGGAGTGGACCGGACTCACCGTCGTCGACGTGGTCGCCGGGGGTGAGGACGACGACGACGGGGTGGTCGGGTTCGAGGCCCGGTACACGAGCGCCGAGGGGCCGAACGTGATGCGGGAGCGGTCGCTGTTCGAGCGCAGGGGCGGGCGCTGGACCTACCTGACGGGATCGGACCCCGCGGGCGAGTCGGATCCCGCCGGCGGCGGCGAGCCGAGTGGCCCGGGCCGGGGTGGACAGAGCCGGGGTGGACAGGGCCGAGGTGGGCAGGGCCAAAGCGTCTAG
- a CDS encoding TY-Chap domain-containing protein, whose protein sequence is MPAFEFDLDASIAAGWDRFASHLADLLRDLVPGATFDLAVPVLGAPSAHTPYIRFTAGDGGRVVAEVSGGGTEDVPTPLRPAQLAQLAALGWQATDTETSSDPPSGPRVSLPTDRARELSHLVAGTLEQVFGIRHPVFLHDVTDADTDTDEDDVGDTGPVEPGGSGGGITGPGGPLVDEDDFRPQPITDPDQATRAVGAALTEVYRRRFRPDEHDVFTVPAGCVLLFVRAHRSLPLIVFRSPLLSAVEDVAAAETEVAILNRDSLWCRYVFDGKSITAESEFVDRVFVPVNFKIQLAEISAELDDVYPDLARRVAGKHWRDLRASDDSD, encoded by the coding sequence ATGCCGGCATTCGAGTTCGACCTGGACGCGTCGATCGCGGCCGGGTGGGATCGGTTCGCGTCCCACCTGGCCGACCTCCTGCGTGACCTGGTCCCCGGCGCCACCTTCGATCTGGCGGTACCCGTCCTCGGCGCGCCCTCGGCCCACACGCCGTACATCCGGTTCACCGCCGGTGACGGTGGACGGGTCGTCGCGGAGGTCTCCGGAGGCGGCACCGAGGACGTCCCCACCCCGTTGCGCCCCGCGCAGTTGGCGCAGCTGGCCGCACTCGGATGGCAGGCGACTGACACCGAGACGTCATCCGATCCGCCCTCCGGCCCCCGTGTCTCCCTGCCGACCGACCGGGCCCGCGAGCTGTCCCACCTGGTTGCGGGAACCCTGGAGCAGGTGTTCGGGATACGGCACCCGGTGTTCCTGCACGATGTGACCGACGCCGACACCGACACCGACGAGGACGACGTCGGCGACACCGGACCGGTGGAGCCCGGGGGTTCGGGAGGGGGCATCACCGGCCCCGGGGGGCCGCTGGTCGACGAGGACGACTTCCGTCCGCAGCCGATCACCGACCCGGACCAGGCGACCCGCGCGGTGGGAGCGGCCCTCACCGAGGTCTACCGACGACGGTTCCGGCCCGACGAGCACGACGTGTTCACCGTCCCCGCCGGCTGTGTCCTGCTCTTCGTCCGTGCCCACCGGTCACTGCCGCTCATCGTGTTCCGGAGCCCGCTGCTGTCGGCGGTGGAGGACGTGGCCGCCGCGGAGACCGAGGTCGCGATCCTCAATCGCGACTCCCTGTGGTGCCGGTACGTGTTCGACGGCAAGTCGATCACCGCCGAATCGGAGTTCGTCGACCGGGTCTTCGTCCCGGTCAACTTCAAGATCCAGTTGGCCGAGATCTCCGCGGAACTCGACGACGTCTACCCGGACCTGGCCCGCCGGGTCGCTGGAAAACACTGGCGGGACCTGCGAGCCTCCGACGACTCCGACTAG
- a CDS encoding NUDIX hydrolase, which translates to MTEVDQTTALPIKDASTVMVIRDSADGPEVFAARRVKGMAFAGGMTVFPGGGVDAADDDPDLAWTGPAPTWWAERLGCDEPRARRLVCAAARETFEECGVLLADHLDGSAVSDAGKYHSARAELEAHELSFSGFLEREDLSLAAGRLRPFDHWITPVIEKRRYDTRFFLAALPAGQEPDDQTTEVDLTMWARPVDLLEDFRRGHSMLLPPTWTQLRHLAEFADVASALAAERTIEPIQPEIIEHSGGIRVGFDGSDEYWADYQAGHPPAGN; encoded by the coding sequence ATGACCGAGGTTGACCAGACCACCGCCCTCCCGATCAAGGACGCCTCCACCGTGATGGTGATCCGCGACTCCGCCGACGGCCCGGAGGTGTTCGCCGCCCGCCGCGTCAAGGGCATGGCGTTCGCCGGCGGGATGACCGTGTTCCCCGGCGGAGGGGTCGACGCCGCCGACGACGACCCGGACCTCGCGTGGACCGGTCCCGCCCCCACGTGGTGGGCCGAACGACTCGGATGTGACGAACCGCGGGCCCGCCGATTGGTCTGTGCCGCCGCCCGCGAGACATTCGAGGAGTGCGGTGTCCTGCTCGCGGATCACCTCGACGGATCCGCGGTCTCCGATGCCGGGAAGTATCACTCCGCCCGGGCCGAGCTCGAGGCCCATGAGCTGTCGTTCAGTGGCTTCCTGGAGCGGGAGGACCTCTCGCTGGCCGCCGGTCGACTCCGCCCGTTCGACCACTGGATCACCCCTGTGATCGAGAAGCGCCGCTACGACACCCGGTTCTTCCTCGCGGCCCTGCCTGCCGGCCAGGAGCCGGACGACCAGACCACCGAGGTCGACCTGACCATGTGGGCCCGCCCGGTCGACCTGCTCGAGGACTTCCGCAGGGGTCACTCGATGCTGCTGCCGCCCACGTGGACCCAGCTGCGTCACCTCGCCGAGTTCGCCGACGTCGCCTCCGCTCTGGCCGCGGAGCGGACGATCGAGCCGATCCAGCCCGAGATCATCGAGCACAGCGGCGGCATCAGGGTCGGGTTCGACGGCTCCGACGAGTACTGGGCCGACTATCAGGCAGGACACCCGCCGGCCGGGAACTGA
- a CDS encoding TetR/AcrR family transcriptional regulator — protein sequence MTPTREPGRRELNKADKQRRIHAAARDLFSRRGYSSVTTQEVADRAEVGTGTLFRYAQSKGELLCMVANEEFRAMVETVPDTGDPVDDLVTLCEPLLVALDRQPENIAAYHRETLFGEPGPHRAEAQRILEELRDLIAAVLAGHSASSATQDSLAGPAQTVFDVLYMTIVRCGVERTSADNSREELMGQVRHVLYGVLPPAARGSV from the coding sequence GTGACCCCCACCCGCGAACCCGGCCGGCGAGAGCTGAACAAGGCCGACAAGCAGCGTCGCATCCATGCGGCCGCCCGGGACCTGTTCTCCCGACGCGGGTACTCCTCGGTCACCACCCAGGAGGTCGCCGACCGTGCCGAGGTCGGGACGGGGACGCTGTTCCGATATGCGCAGTCCAAGGGCGAACTGTTGTGCATGGTCGCCAACGAGGAGTTCCGCGCGATGGTGGAGACCGTCCCCGACACCGGCGATCCGGTCGATGATCTCGTGACGCTGTGCGAGCCCCTCCTGGTGGCGCTCGACAGGCAGCCGGAGAATATCGCGGCCTATCACCGCGAGACGCTTTTCGGGGAGCCCGGTCCGCACCGCGCGGAAGCGCAACGCATCCTCGAGGAGCTGCGCGACCTCATCGCGGCCGTCCTCGCCGGCCATTCGGCCTCCTCCGCGACCCAGGACAGCCTCGCCGGTCCCGCCCAGACCGTGTTCGACGTGCTCTACATGACGATCGTGCGGTGCGGGGTCGAGCGGACCTCCGCCGACAACAGCCGCGAGGAACTCATGGGGCAGGTCCGCCACGTGCTCTACGGTGTCCTGCCCCCGGCCGCGCGCGGTTCCGTCTGA
- a CDS encoding DUF3817 domain-containing protein — translation MTPRILYKRLALAEVVTWTLLILGMIGKYALGFDWATMVGGSVHGFVFLCYAVATVAVWTDKRWGAGTGVLGLASAVIPYATVPFERSVERRGLLDGPWRVGPDGDTPRTLPERVLAFALRSPAVALLVTLVVVAIVFSLLLLAGPPTEWFS, via the coding sequence GTGACCCCCCGCATCCTGTACAAGAGGCTCGCGTTGGCGGAGGTGGTCACCTGGACGCTCCTGATCCTCGGCATGATCGGCAAGTACGCTCTCGGGTTCGACTGGGCCACCATGGTCGGCGGCAGCGTCCACGGGTTCGTGTTCCTCTGCTACGCCGTCGCCACCGTCGCGGTGTGGACCGACAAGCGGTGGGGCGCCGGAACCGGGGTCCTCGGTCTGGCGTCGGCCGTGATCCCCTATGCGACCGTCCCGTTCGAACGGTCGGTGGAACGCCGCGGGTTGCTCGACGGGCCGTGGCGCGTCGGTCCGGACGGTGACACCCCGCGGACCCTCCCCGAGCGGGTCCTGGCCTTCGCTCTCCGCTCCCCCGCCGTGGCGCTGCTGGTGACGCTCGTGGTGGTGGCGATCGTGTTCTCCCTCCTGCTGCTGGCGGGGCCGCCGACCGAGTGGTTCTCGTGA
- a CDS encoding RNA helicase, whose translation MHLPHLLADLDDVPADLHDEAVFDAFVAWAADRGLTPYPAQEEAVLEIAAGSHVILATPTGSGKSLVALGAHFSAMARGVRSYYTAPIKALVSEKFFALCEVFGAENVGMVTGDAAVNADAPIVCATAEIVANIALREGSAASIGQVVMDEFHYYSEPDRGWAWQVPLIELPDTQFLLMSATLGDVDWLRDDLRRRTGRECVHIGGTERPVPLSFEYELSGVHETVELLIRDGKAPVYIVHFTQAAALEQAQALTSLSVATRERKAAVSEEIGGFRFSTAFGRTLRKLLLHGIGVHHAGMLPKYRRLVERLAQDGLLTVICGTDTLGVGINVPIRTVLFTGLTKFDGRRQRVLKAREFHQIAGRAGRAGFDTEGFVVVLAPEHEIENAKAAAKAAANPKKKAKAGKKKPPEGFVNWSRSTFDKLVGAQPEQLTSRFEVSNSMLLNIISRPGSCYEHMRHLLLSSHETRARIRQHVLRAIELFRGLEAAGIVERVAEPDDDGRHVRLTVDLQRDFALNQPLAPFAIAAMEVLDPESPTPELDLVSVIESVLDDPRPVLYAQQRQARGEAIGALKADGVEYSERMEMVEDISWPKPLGDLIADAYDAYRTGHPWVAGIEPSPKSVIREMIERGMTFSDLVSAYGLGRSEGSVLRYLTDAYRALRQTVPADRRSEEFEDLVEWLGELVRQVDSSLLDEWELLTDPDVSSAQVAELAFGESAGSTRPVTANRRAFRVMVRNAMFRRVELLSRDDIERLAELDTDVPEHPDWDSEIDAYWDEYDAIGTGPAARGPALFTITESGPGVETGTWRVRQVLDDPEGDHGWAIEGVVDLAACDEAGEVRFASLALHG comes from the coding sequence GTGCATCTGCCCCATCTCCTGGCCGACCTCGACGACGTACCCGCCGATCTTCACGACGAGGCGGTGTTCGACGCATTCGTGGCGTGGGCCGCGGACCGGGGACTGACGCCGTACCCGGCGCAGGAGGAGGCCGTCCTCGAGATCGCCGCCGGCAGCCATGTCATCCTGGCCACCCCCACCGGATCGGGTAAATCCCTCGTCGCTCTGGGTGCCCACTTCTCCGCCATGGCGCGCGGCGTCCGCAGCTACTACACCGCCCCCATCAAGGCCCTCGTCAGCGAGAAGTTCTTCGCCCTGTGCGAGGTGTTCGGCGCCGAGAACGTGGGCATGGTCACCGGCGACGCCGCGGTGAACGCCGACGCTCCCATCGTGTGCGCCACGGCCGAGATCGTCGCCAACATCGCGCTGCGCGAGGGCTCGGCCGCCAGCATCGGGCAGGTGGTGATGGACGAGTTCCACTACTACTCCGAACCGGACCGGGGCTGGGCCTGGCAGGTGCCGCTCATCGAGCTGCCCGACACGCAGTTCCTGCTCATGTCCGCGACCCTCGGCGACGTCGACTGGTTGCGCGACGATCTACGGCGCCGCACGGGCCGGGAATGCGTGCACATCGGCGGAACCGAACGTCCCGTCCCGCTCTCGTTCGAGTACGAGCTCAGTGGTGTCCACGAGACCGTCGAACTGCTGATCCGCGACGGCAAGGCTCCCGTCTACATCGTCCACTTCACCCAGGCCGCCGCGCTCGAGCAGGCACAAGCACTGACCTCGCTCTCGGTGGCGACCAGAGAACGCAAGGCCGCCGTCTCCGAGGAGATCGGCGGTTTCCGGTTCAGCACCGCCTTCGGGCGCACCCTCCGCAAACTCCTGCTCCACGGGATCGGCGTCCACCACGCGGGGATGCTCCCCAAGTACCGGCGACTGGTGGAGCGGTTGGCGCAGGACGGACTGCTCACGGTCATCTGCGGCACGGACACGCTCGGGGTGGGGATCAACGTGCCCATCCGTACCGTGCTGTTCACCGGCCTGACCAAGTTCGACGGCCGCCGGCAGCGTGTCCTCAAGGCCCGCGAGTTCCACCAGATCGCGGGGCGTGCGGGTCGAGCGGGCTTCGACACCGAGGGATTCGTGGTGGTGCTCGCCCCCGAGCACGAGATCGAGAACGCCAAGGCCGCGGCGAAGGCCGCCGCCAACCCCAAGAAGAAGGCCAAGGCCGGCAAGAAGAAGCCCCCCGAGGGGTTCGTCAACTGGTCCCGGTCCACCTTCGACAAACTCGTCGGCGCCCAGCCCGAGCAGCTCACCAGCCGCTTCGAGGTGAGCAACTCGATGTTGCTCAACATCATCTCCCGTCCCGGCAGTTGCTACGAGCACATGCGACACCTGCTGCTGTCCTCTCACGAGACCCGCGCGCGCATCCGCCAACACGTGCTGCGCGCGATCGAGTTGTTCCGAGGGCTGGAGGCCGCCGGGATCGTGGAACGGGTAGCCGAACCCGACGACGACGGGCGACACGTCCGACTGACGGTCGATCTCCAGCGGGACTTCGCCCTGAACCAACCGCTGGCACCGTTCGCGATCGCCGCGATGGAGGTGCTCGACCCGGAATCCCCGACCCCCGAGCTGGATCTGGTCTCGGTGATCGAATCCGTTCTCGACGATCCCCGGCCGGTCCTGTACGCCCAGCAGCGTCAGGCCCGCGGCGAGGCGATCGGGGCGCTCAAGGCCGATGGGGTCGAGTACTCCGAGCGCATGGAGATGGTCGAGGACATCTCCTGGCCCAAGCCGCTCGGTGACCTCATCGCCGATGCCTATGACGCCTACCGCACGGGACACCCGTGGGTCGCCGGGATCGAGCCGTCACCGAAGTCGGTCATCCGCGAGATGATCGAACGTGGCATGACGTTCTCGGACCTCGTCTCGGCCTACGGGCTCGGCCGCTCCGAGGGCTCGGTACTGCGATACCTCACCGACGCCTACCGCGCACTGCGCCAGACGGTGCCCGCCGACCGGCGATCGGAGGAGTTCGAGGACCTCGTGGAGTGGCTCGGTGAACTGGTCCGGCAGGTGGACTCGAGCCTGCTCGACGAGTGGGAGCTGCTCACCGACCCGGATGTCTCCTCCGCCCAGGTGGCCGAGCTGGCGTTCGGCGAATCCGCGGGGTCCACCCGGCCCGTCACCGCCAACAGGCGGGCGTTCCGGGTGATGGTGCGAAACGCGATGTTCCGACGCGTCGAACTGCTCTCCCGCGACGACATCGAGCGGCTCGCGGAACTGGACACCGACGTGCCGGAGCATCCCGACTGGGACTCGGAGATCGACGCCTACTGGGACGAGTACGACGCCATCGGCACCGGTCCGGCCGCCCGTGGGCCGGCCCTGTTCACCATCACGGAATCGGGCCCCGGTGTCGAGACCGGCACATGGCGGGTCCGTCAGGTGCTCGACGACCCGGAGGGCGACCACGGCTGGGCCATCGAGGGCGTGGTGGACCTGGCCGCCTGTGACGAGGCGGGCGAGGTGCGTTTCGCCTCCCTCGCCCTCCACGGGTGA
- a CDS encoding proteasome assembly chaperone family protein, with protein MARHSDLYRMIEPVPDLRSEDGRGPVLVHGLEGFSDAGQAIQGFSEHLRDTLDSQLIVEFDVDELVDYRSRRPHLKYSFDRFSEYDQPTIQLHAVKSTDGTSFLLLSGLEPDLKWDGFTNSVIDLAATFGVRMSIGLGAMPLGVPHTRPTNSSAHASDVDLIQGFTAWPGEFSVPGNVTSLLELRMAEHGIPSAGFTVHVPQYLSQTAYPAAVLNLVDNVSRLADLELPTAGLEKAADEFTAQVNAQIQNSPEVLTAVELMEKQYDEFMETRLGSDSLNPGGKPLPSGDEIGAEFERFLAQQAEDDGSGRGPEMNG; from the coding sequence ATGGCCAGGCACAGCGATCTGTACCGAATGATCGAACCCGTTCCCGACCTGCGTTCGGAGGACGGTCGCGGACCGGTCCTCGTGCACGGCCTCGAGGGGTTCTCGGACGCCGGTCAGGCGATCCAGGGCTTCTCCGAACACCTCCGCGACACCCTCGACTCGCAGCTGATCGTCGAGTTCGACGTGGACGAACTGGTGGACTACCGGTCACGCCGCCCCCACCTGAAGTACTCGTTCGACCGCTTCTCCGAGTACGACCAACCGACGATCCAGCTGCACGCCGTCAAGTCCACCGACGGCACGTCCTTCCTCCTCCTCTCGGGCCTCGAGCCCGACCTGAAGTGGGACGGGTTCACCAACTCCGTCATCGACCTGGCCGCCACCTTCGGCGTCCGCATGTCCATCGGGCTCGGGGCCATGCCGCTGGGCGTGCCGCACACCCGACCCACCAACTCGAGCGCGCACGCGAGCGACGTGGATCTCATCCAGGGGTTCACCGCCTGGCCCGGTGAGTTCTCCGTCCCCGGCAACGTGACGTCCCTGCTCGAACTGCGGATGGCCGAGCACGGGATCCCGTCCGCCGGTTTCACCGTGCACGTCCCCCAGTACCTGTCGCAGACCGCGTACCCCGCTGCGGTGCTCAATCTGGTCGACAACGTCTCGCGGCTCGCGGACCTCGAGTTGCCCACAGCCGGGCTGGAGAAGGCCGCAGACGAGTTCACCGCGCAGGTCAACGCACAGATCCAGAACAGTCCTGAGGTGCTCACCGCGGTCGAGCTCATGGAGAAGCAGTACGACGAGTTCATGGAGACGCGCCTGGGGTCCGACTCCCTCAACCCGGGCGGCAAGCCGCTGCCCTCCGGCGACGAGATCGGTGCGGAGTTCGAACGGTTCCTGGCCCAGCAGGCCGAGGACGACGGGTCGGGCCGCGGGCCGGAGATGAACGGCTGA
- a CDS encoding DUF4192 domain-containing protein, producing the protein MATMTAGELIDDDGASGRGTVVISSPEELIASLPAMLGFPPGPGSVVVLCGETADGGQGPVVRMDVDGLPGAGRGDPDDAELVDGDDGAELIDGDDGDLAGAPDPVPGDPAGGRSRPSIDPGPARGLAQFCAREGIASVHLVVVHEDCADDHLAGLRAEDVAAAFEYWLGVVGTEVAAAYGVGEFVEGAPWVDLFGMVRGVQLDPDSTQIAAVHAYGGRVRADSRDEIDRMYLARDPDACDLDPHEPGPPRKYGDRAVAEAVERHDDAARRWEMGEEVDDDELAGIGRDLLVIAVRDEIYRRVAVRGLGDVDGRRLLWWAVARRRPGRERSVALLLLGAAAYFAGSGVHAWSALSAALDADRGNSLARLLIDSLHAGLSPERLRRVAAAA; encoded by the coding sequence ATGGCGACGATGACGGCTGGCGAGTTGATCGATGATGACGGGGCGAGCGGACGCGGGACGGTGGTGATCTCCTCGCCCGAGGAGCTGATCGCCTCGCTACCGGCGATGCTCGGCTTCCCCCCGGGCCCGGGCTCGGTGGTGGTGCTCTGCGGGGAGACTGCCGACGGCGGCCAGGGGCCGGTGGTGCGGATGGACGTCGACGGGCTGCCGGGTGCCGGTCGGGGTGATCCGGACGACGCCGAACTGGTCGACGGTGACGACGGCGCCGAACTGATCGATGGTGACGACGGCGATCTCGCCGGGGCCCCCGACCCGGTCCCGGGTGACCCGGCCGGGGGGCGTTCCCGTCCGTCGATCGACCCGGGACCCGCGCGCGGGCTGGCGCAGTTCTGCGCCAGGGAGGGGATCGCCTCGGTGCATCTGGTGGTGGTGCACGAGGACTGCGCGGACGACCACCTCGCGGGTCTGCGGGCGGAGGACGTGGCGGCGGCGTTCGAGTACTGGCTGGGTGTCGTCGGCACCGAGGTCGCAGCGGCGTACGGAGTCGGCGAGTTCGTCGAGGGCGCGCCGTGGGTCGACCTGTTCGGGATGGTGCGCGGCGTCCAGCTGGACCCCGACTCGACCCAGATAGCGGCGGTCCACGCGTACGGCGGGCGGGTCCGGGCGGACTCGCGGGACGAGATCGACCGGATGTACCTCGCGCGCGACCCGGACGCGTGCGATCTGGATCCCCACGAACCGGGGCCGCCCCGGAAGTACGGGGACCGTGCGGTGGCCGAGGCGGTGGAACGCCACGACGACGCCGCGCGCCGGTGGGAGATGGGGGAGGAGGTCGACGACGACGAACTCGCCGGGATCGGGCGGGACCTGCTGGTGATCGCGGTTCGTGACGAGATCTACCGACGGGTGGCCGTGCGGGGCCTGGGCGACGTCGACGGTCGGAGGCTGCTGTGGTGGGCGGTCGCGCGCCGGAGGCCCGGTCGCGAACGCTCGGTGGCCCTCCTGTTGCTCGGAGCCGCGGCCTACTTCGCGGGCAGCGGGGTGCACGCCTGGTCGGCGCTGTCCGCAGCCCTGGACGCGGACCGGGGCAACTCCCTCGCCCGCCTCCTGATCGACAGTCTGCACGCCGGGCTGTCCCCGGAGCGGCTCAGGCGGGTGGCCGCGGCGGCCTGA